In Gemmobacter sp. 24YEA27, a genomic segment contains:
- the rplL gene encoding 50S ribosomal protein L7/L12: MADLKALAEQIVGLTLLQAQELKTILKDEYGIEPAAGGAVVMAGPAAAAEAVEEKTEFDVVLVEAGANKINVIKEVRGITGLGLVEAKNLVEAGGKVKEGAAKADAEEIKKKLEAAGAKVELK; this comes from the coding sequence ATGGCTGATCTTAAAGCTCTCGCCGAACAAATCGTTGGCCTGACCCTCCTGCAAGCTCAGGAACTGAAGACCATCCTGAAAGACGAATACGGCATCGAGCCCGCTGCTGGCGGCGCTGTTGTCATGGCTGGCCCGGCTGCTGCAGCTGAAGCCGTCGAAGAGAAAACCGAATTCGACGTCGTTCTCGTCGAAGCCGGCGCAAACAAAATCAACGTCATCAAAGAAGTCCGCGGCATCACCGGCCTCGGTCTCGTTGAAGCGAAGAACCTCGTGGAAGCTGGCGGCAAAGTCAAAGAAGGCGCTGCCAAAGCTGACGCAGAGGAAATCAAGAAGAAGCTTGAAGCTGCTGGCGCTAAAGTCGAGCTCAAGTAA